GATAGTATATAAATGATTCAATTTACACATGAGGGAtgttgttataatttatttataataaaagtaCGAATAATGGTCATCTCCTCCATATGATCAAAATTTCTTCATAATGcatatatttttgttgagaAGAACAAAATCACTGCCTCgagaaaaaaaatagcaataCCAAAGTGTAGAACAATGCTAATTACCAATAGTATGTATTGTTGGAATGAACATTTTATTATCTCTTTTTATAATCTATTTTTTCCCAACAATAGATCTAACAAATCATATTCTCTAATACCatattttaacaatataaacccataaaacaaaaaaagaaaagaagtgAGATGaggtagagaaaaaaaaaatactagagTTTCAATATAGTGCAAAATCATAACAATAAAAAGCTAAAGATTCAAAAGAATAAACTaccattaataatatataacatgtTATGCACTAATAAACAACCAAGATCAATTCTCAATCATAGGATATgaattttactttaatttaataataataccaTATTGCTAGCTAATGCAAGCAAAAGGACTTATATTCATCCAATAAGCATACATACATAAATAGTAGCCATTTTTTGTTACATAAATAAACAttgtaaaaaaatgacaactatAGGTGTTTTCACATTTCGACCATTGTTCTATATACCCTTAATTAAATTCCAACCATCAATAACAATTACCGAACTTCCCTCTCATCCAAACCTCtctttcttcttccttctccatAGTTCAAATTCTTCCTTGAACCTCAAAAAAACTTAGGCACCTGAAAAAGAAATGTCAAAGGCGGTGGTTTATTCAATAATAGCCACCGCCACATTATTCTTCTTCATAGTTCTTTCTCTATGGAACCTTGAAGAATCAAAAGGTAGCCTCAATAGAAGgttcggttacaaaatattagaAAGAGCCCCAATTTTTGACCCTCTTGTGACAAAAATTGAAAGAGagagacaacaaaaaattgatgatgaaaaaaataatattaataatgttgttCCTCGTACAAGTTTGGGAAGTACCACATCGGTTAGTGAAGTTGCGGAGACATATCTATATTTAACATCGGGTGGAAAATTGAATACAACTTTGAGGATAATCATTTTGTTCCCTTTGTTGGATAGAGAACCAAAAGATGGGTTTGTTGCTTTCAATGAGTTGGGAAGTTGGATTAATCAAAGGGCTTTGGAAAGATTGGATTATGTGACACATGCTGAATTGGAATCCAAGGATAAGAATGGTGATTTGTCTATTTCTTTAAGGGAGTATCTACCATACTTATCTGAAAAAGATATAGGTGATTATTAACTTttcctctttttatttttatttatctaaatttttatagttttttacaAGATTACTTTCCGTAGAAGAAATCTATAAaaaacgaaagaaaaaaaatataaatagaagaaatgataaattttctaTAGTTCAAATAATGGtctatattaataatattattgtgtaATTGCAtttcatttatttcaaaagaaaggacacataataattaaagaGTTCTTATATATAAGGATTATGTAAGAGATAAATTTTAACTCAAAAGACCTTTTAAATTGGAGTCCAAACATGCACTTAAGAGACTTGATTATATATGACAAGTAATgaaaatgttaataataatgtttttttttaaaaaaaggccAAAGAAACTAGTATATTAAAAATAGGCATAAGACCCTTAGTAGGCTAAACTAGTGAACTAAATATTAGATGAGGCCCAAAGTCAAAGTTCAAATtgatttattgaattttacATAATAGCTTAAACTTTTATTCAATAGTTGAATAAATGTATATTGACTAAAGTATAtgctaaaacagagaaaaaggAAATGGGGCATGGAGAAGCAGGGTGGTGGATAGAAAGATTTGACATTGCTGACTCTGATCACAGTGGACTTCTTAACTTCACCGAGCTTAAAgagtaataaataatttatttttattttttttttaatttttttctcattttcccttttttttttttaaatatctttaaCTAAATTCTTCATGCAGTTTTTTGCACCCAGAAGACAGCCAAAATAAAGAAATGTTGAAATGGATGGTCAGAGATAGAATTAAGTAAGCTTTATTATTttatcctaattttttttatcttatcatATCTAACTAATTTGAACCTTTTTACTTTTTAGATACACTAACCTCTTCATAATTTTATTCtgacaaattttatttctttaatttagtatatattgtaaaaatattttttctttaattagtaGAATTGAATTCATTTGCAGTGatagtgtaaattttttataccaACAATTAAATTCTAAATTGCTTGTGATTACAGGCGTATGGATGATCATGAAACTGatggaaaattaaattttaatgaatttgaagATCATTTGTATAGTACATATGAAAGTTATGTGGACTTTGAAACCAGTGGAGGGGATGTACCTAGTGCAAAGGATAAATTTGCTGATCTTGATGTCAATAAGGACCagtaagtattttttttattttatttttcataaaatccCTTAATTGAAAGTTTAGTGTTAAGGAAttgttgtttttaaatttcCATGTTAATTAATTTGACCATTATGTGTTATGTATTTGGTAGATTATTGTCACCAGAAGAATTACTACCTATACTTCCTTACCTCTACCCTGGAGAAATAGCTTATGCTAAATATTACACATGCTATTTGATGAATGAGGTAATTCACAATTTTTTGCAATTACAAAAATGatgaataagagaaaaaaaatttaaaaatatatatatatttgatgcaGGGTGATGATAATGAAGATAAAAAGTTGTCCTTGGAGGAGATGTTGAACCAtgaatttattttctataacaCAGTTCATGCAGATGGTCATGTGGAAAGTgatgatgatcatgatgagcTATGATAGCATTAATGTTTGACATTATATAAAGATATATAAATGAAGTAGAATAGTTTTTCCTCATTTTAGATTTTGTTCAAAACTACCAAAACACTCGTTTAGATGCACTGCTCAAGCGAACGTagataatatataaatagtctataaaacatatttaattgaaatataagacAAAAATTAAATGTGGTTGATATAAGTGgctaaaacatttttttaaaataatctaagtaatataaaattattttaccaaTATAATTATTGCGTATTAAATGTTACAATCACATAGTACCAAAAATGTAGCAATCACttgatcaaatttaaattaaaaaattcctATTTTATGCTTACAATGATAGACATTGTTTTTCTTTACTAAAATGggcaattaattataatttttttacatttttatatataaaatattcaagagatgtactaaaaattaaacatatatttattttttaattaattattttatgaataatacttttttaactatataattgataataaatatgTGTCTCGTGTATATTTGTAGAATAAATTATAATcagaatattataattttttacatactTTTTATGGATCAATGACAAATTTGTGTGTTTTGTGTATgatttatatgataaattaaaactaCACTATTTTAATTCTACTTATATTTTATCTATAAGTTATTCAAGAGAcacactaattattaaataattttttttaattaattaactcgTGAatgatcatattttaattaataagttGGTGATAATTCTTTGTTTTGTGTATattcatataataaattataattgatgtagtataatttttctcaatttttaattaaatagatatACA
The genomic region above belongs to Cicer arietinum cultivar CDC Frontier isolate Library 1 chromosome 4, Cicar.CDCFrontier_v2.0, whole genome shotgun sequence and contains:
- the LOC101488313 gene encoding uncharacterized protein, with translation MSKAVVYSIIATATLFFFIVLSLWNLEESKGSLNRRFGYKILERAPIFDPLVTKIERERQQKIDDEKNNINNVVPRTSLGSTTSVSEVAETYLYLTSGGKLNTTLRIIILFPLLDREPKDGFVAFNELGSWINQRALERLDYVTHAELESKDKNGDLSISLREYLPYLSEKDIEKKEMGHGEAGWWIERFDIADSDHSGLLNFTELKDFLHPEDSQNKEMLKWMVRDRIKRMDDHETDGKLNFNEFEDHLYSTYESYVDFETSGGDVPSAKDKFADLDVNKDQLLSPEELLPILPYLYPGEIAYAKYYTCYLMNEGDDNEDKKLSLEEMLNHEFIFYNTVHADGHVESDDDHDEL